A window of Bacillus sp. DX3.1 genomic DNA:
TATAAATTGTATATCTATTACCTCCACCGGAATCGACATGATAAGAGTTAAAGTAATCTGCTCCCCATTCATTAGCTCGTCTAGCACGCTCAGATAACCCTACATACTCATCTGTATCTCGAGTAGAATTAACTTCTACACCTTCTGTTTTATTCGCTAAAATCCAATCAATACGATTCCCTAGGTTCAATACAACGTCTTCTTCTGCTAATCCAAATGAAGCTGCACCAGGATCATATCCACCGTGTCCTTCATCATTCAAAAGTTTAAGTTTAACCATTATTCAACATCTCCTTCTAATTTAGTGAAAACAAAAAGAACACTGTCTAATGACAATGTCCTTACAGTAAACCTTTATTTTTAAGCGTCTCTTTTTGCTTCTGACGGTTTTTTGATAGATACGTATTAGTTACCATTGTGCCAATTGCAATTCCCCAACAGACGAAGCTCACGACTGCACTAATGATATCATCAGTAATGATATGATATCCTAGTGAGTCCATAAGTAATTTGATAGAGCCTAAAAAACCAAATAGCAAAATAGAAATCTCAGGATTTACGTATTTTTTTAGTATTTCATTCATGTTACACACCTCCCTTCAGTAACAAGCCAATAAGCGCTGCTACAATAGACCCTATGATGATTCGAAGAATCCACGTAGTATTGGCACTTATTTTTTCAAGCTGCTTATTAATACTCACGATATCTTTTTCATTGACAGTAGTACGTGTTTTGAGGTTTTGAATATCTTCCCGCATATCTTTTTGTTCGGACTTTATTTGTTGGATCTCTTGCTTTAAATCGAGAATTTCTTGCATTGTTCTCATCCCCTTTTTAGCCATAAAAAAAGAAGCACATGTATGCTCCTGTTACCTTGTGGCTGACAATATTCTTTTTGCTGGTTTGTTCCCAAGAGCTGGTTTAATATTTAGTGCTGGGCGGTTGACTTCCATGTATGGTTCAAAAACATAGAATTCTAAACCCTCATAAAGAAATAGGTTTTTCCATTCAAGATAACCTGTCGCATTACCATTAACGTTGTTGTTATCTATTGTAATTATCACGCTTGTTTCATCTATTGGCACTGTGAAAACAAAGTATGTTGAACCTGATCCACCTGTCGATGTACCTGCAATTAACCCATCATTGGAACCTCTTCCAACTCTAATCCTTTGTTTTGTTGTATCGTATGTTCCACCTACACGATACATAGTGTTAGGTTTTAGGTTATATATTTTAATGCTTGAACGTCTGTATGTTGCTTCGAAAATTCCACCTATTGTGTAATCATCTTTTACGACGAAAGGTGCGAGAATGTCCCACCGTCCACTTGTGAATGGCGGTATTAAATTCTTCCCTGGCACCAACTTAGCTTTTCGATTATCTAGTCGATAAGGTTCGAATGCAGTTACTTTGTCCCCTTCTTCCACCATCAATTCATGGAAAATAGTTCTTTCTGTACCTCCTTTTCTAGTAGCGAGGTTAAAATATAAACTATCTGTATTAGCTGGGATAAGGTAAAACTTTGATTTTGCTGTATCACTAGTAATACTAGTATCACTTATTGTATAAGTGCTTCCAGCTTTACCGATGAAATTGATGTTAGCGTTCTGCAAGAACGAAGCACTAACTGTAATTGTCTTACCACGAACTCTATTTAATTCCTCAGGTGTGAAGAAGTATTGCACGCCACCACTAGAAACATCCCCTTCAAATGATAGTTCGCTAGGTGTTTGTTGAACGTCATACGCCCAATTTGGGTTAGTTGATAACTTAATATTTTTTAAGTTAATAACATTCTTACCTGGCACCAACTTAGCTTTTCTATTCTCACCTTGCGTATCTAGGAAGTAGGTGGTATTTCCGTTACGGTCTTTAATGATGAAGGATTGGATGGTACTATTCAAAAAACCAATATCATTGAACCTTCTACCGATGTGCAATTTCGTTATGTTAGATGTTCCAATATGCGCCCCTTGACCCACTAACAAATCATTTACATATAAATAACAAGACGCGTTATTCCATTCTAAGCGAACTTTGTTCCTCCCTTCGACTAATGGAGACGACACACGGATTCTTTCTGTACCTTGTAGATACACCATCAAAAAAGAATTTTGTCGGAATAGCAACCACCTTGCACCATCTGTATCGAAAATAAATTGGTCTGATTCATTATATTTATAATCAGCGATTACTTCGATACTTCCGCCTGCTCCATCTAAATTTATAGAAGTAGTTAACTTTTCCATTTTACGTTCCCCGATTGTCTGGCTTGTTGGATATGGTTTAGGCTCAACCTGTAAACCCGCAATATAGAAAGATACTACATCGCCATTTACTGTGGTAGGCGGAAAAATAATTGCTTGCATATTGGTAATAGGCGTTTCTCGATATGTGATTTCGTTCCACTCTCCTACTTTTAAGTTAAGAAAAGTTTTGTCGATCCCTGTGCCTGCACCACCACGGAACCCCACGCGAATAGAATTATGTTTAGAATCTGTTGGCATTATATAAAAACGTAAAGTATGCATTACATTAGACGCCGTAATAGTGCCATGCATTGTATACGGTGTACTTGCATTGTTTGTATAAGTAACTTTGTAAACGTCGTATTTGCTCGGATGTTTAACATCTGTTACCAACTCTTTTTCACTTGATGACCATGTTCTTAAATCGGGATTAATTATATTTATCGTCCCTTCCTCAACCATAACCCCGCCATCTTCAGTGATTCGCGGCTGGTTCAATCCGAATTCACCTTCTACGCTTTCACGTTGAAAAGAAAAGTTATAATTTTTAACTGCACGTTTTAAGAAAGGCATATTACATGCCCTCCATTTGCTCTGTCTCATAAGCAAGAATCATAGAAGCTGTATCACCATTGATTTTCGTTGTATTTGCACTGTTATCATTGTAACGTTGTACCAATCCTTGTGTTGTCAGTACTCCTTCATTCACTGTAGGAACGAATGCACTTTGAATCGCTTGTAATTTTGTTTGAATTTCTAAAATCTCCGACTCCGATAAGGTCATAAGACCGCCAGTGGAAGGTGGATTTTCAAATAACATGTTCCTCACTCCTATGCTTGCAATAGTGTATAAGTTGTTACAGTTCCGGTTGCTGTCAGGTCCACACGTACCCATGGCAAAGCGACTTTTGCTCTGGCGATCTTTGTTGTCGAGAAAGATTCATCACTTACTACAGTAGCTCCATCATTTGACCATTCCAATTTAATCGTTCCGGCAATATTGCTGTTTACTGTAATCTCGGAATAGGATCCAGTAGCTGGGTCAATACATTTGATCCATGCAGATTTAGAAGCTGCCGGATTAGATACTGCATTATGTGTTTGGATTAATTGTGATAATCGTCCTTGTACTTCCACTGGAACCATAATCTCACTATCTGCAATACTTATAAGTCGTGCCCAATCTTTGACTGTTTCTATGAATTTGTTACCAATCATTCAATCACTTCCACTTCTGGTTGCTGGGATACTGTTTCGATTGGAATAACTTGTTTAATATCAATTTTAGAAAAAATTAATTGTCCAATTAAAACAGTCATTACATCATTACTGTTTAATTGTTCGTTTAATTTTTGCGCTTCTTCAATACCGTATTTTTCTACCTGTACTGTATGTTTTACTCCACCATGTGTATGGATTTCAACTGTTTGCATGTTCAACCATCTCCTTTTGTGATTTTTCGTTTTAGAATGTACCCCCTGTACGAGATTGAATGAATAAACGTGAAATAATATTTGCATTTACTCGCCCGAGCTTGTCCGGTGTAATCGTAATTTCATGCCATTGACCACGTTTAATTTTACCGCTATCATCTTTCGATAAATACGGGATTAAATTAATGTTTTGTGCAGAAGTAGACTCAACCGGAACTACGTTTCCATCTACTTTAACAACTACCTTGCTAGGTTTTTCGGAAAGCTTATAAATACCATGCAGAATTTCATGCGTATGATCCGGCAAAGTGATGGAATGAGTATGATTCGGTATACTAATTTCATGCGTGTGCGATGGGATGCTGACTTGATGACTATGCTCTGGAATACTGACATTATGCGTGTGCGATGGAATATTCACGGAATGTGAATGCGATGGTACATTAACTTGATGTTTATGGGCCGGTACAGAAACGCTATGAGAATGGTCGCCAGATGCAGTATAAGTCCATAAGTCTGATTCGTCTCCTGTTGGAATCGCAGAACCAACAGCACCTCCACCATTGTTAACTGCTGATATAAAGTTTCTATAAGGCATTCCTGCTGGATTGTCTCCAATCGTTGTTTGGAATCCAAACATCATATGACGATGATTACCACCGCCACTAGATGTACTAACTGAACCTCCACCTGCTTCGCTCGTATATGAACCGCCACCGCCTGCAGAACTAGTTTGAGTTGAACCGCCACCACAACTGCTTGTCTGTGTAGAACCGCCACCGGAAGATGTTGAATTTACTACTCCGCCACCTGCGCTTGTAGAATCTACTACTGCACCACCTGCACTTGTAGATTGTACGGTTGCTCCTCCGCCTCTTGTAGCTTTGGAATATGCTCTAAATTCTTCTGTTTGATAAGTTAGTATAAGAGAATTTATATTTACTAAGTCATCCGGCAAATAGAATCTAATTACAGCAGGATTTTCCGGATCGCAGTTGTCATTATAATCATGAGAATCGATATTCGTAGATCCTTGCGAATAGGTTTCGTTCACTAATTGTTTCTTCTGTAAATCAGTAATTGTGGTTCCGATATCGTCCCGAACGTTCCCAATCTCAAGCTGGATATTTGACGGATCACCATAGATGTCAGGCTTTGTTATTTTCATGATACGTAGATCGACGTTCGTATCAGTATCCTCATCATACACACCGACTATTTTAGAAACGTCATATCTTACAAGTTTGTATGGATCAATAAGCTCATAATCGATACAATCCACAGAGACAGTGACTTGTGGTTTCTTATATTTGTCTAATAGACCACCGCCAGATGCCTTTAATGATGGAGCGTCTTCAAAACGTCTATCCACCCATATTCGTTTATGAATGCCATATTCATCAATAATAGATTGCTCTGCTTGTAAATATGGCACACCACCATTTACTTTCTCAATGCCAAGTTGATTTACGCCCTCACCATATCCCAAAGGATAAATTCTAGTTATTAACCCTGTTGGATCTTCATCTTTCTCAATGCCTTTTAAATTCTTACCATATCGAATGATATCGACTTTTTCATCAGTTGGACGAACTAGATTAAGAGTAAAAGGATACTGAGTATCATCCCAGGTCCACAAATATGACTCATTAAAAGGCTTAGGCACACTTATTAGTGCATTTAAAAGGGAGTCTTCATTTTCCCATGCATAATGAAAGTACCGTGTAAATTCAACTACTCCGAGTTTCCAATGTTTTATTTCTTGCTGATTAAAGAGGTATTCAAGTACGTCTCTTGTTGTCCAATTCGTTAATTGATGGTAACGAAAAAGCACGTCTGAGTGGAATGTACTCAAAACGTGCTCGCAATTATACGTTATGCTATTGTCACTTTCGTTTTTTACTGTTTTCTTTGGATTGACAATAAACTTACCAATATATTTATCATGATCATACAGTTCGATAAATCGTTTCGGTTTAACTTCAAAACGTTTCGGATCGTTAAGAGGCAATGAAAATGAACACGTCCACAAATTATTGGTCTCTTTAACATATCCAATTTTATAAGCATTTTCTAAAATGGCTACTAAGTTCATATTAATGTCATAGACTTTTATATGTCGCAAGATATCACCTTCTTTTTATATAAAAAGTAGCCGTTTATATTGTTTATAAACACCACTTACTTCATTTTGAAAAATACTTGTCCGTATCCTGTGGACGTTACTTTAACGCCCTTTCCTGTGACAAAGTTATCAATAGTAATTGTGCTTGATTTCTGAATCACTTCAATTTCTCTGTTCAAATCTGTCGCATCTGGCACAAAAAAGACTTCTCCAGCTTGGAAGAAGTCTAATACATATATTTTGTTTCCATTTTCGTAATACGAATATGCACTTTCAACAACTGTTTTCGACAAATCAGGTGAAAATACATAGCCGCCAGCATAGTAAGCGATATTACCCGTGTTCAAAGCAAGATTCTTCTTTTTCACAAGATGCGCATATACTTTCCCCATATCTGATAAGAAAATCATAGGTTCATTTTCTGCGATGTAGTCTGTTTTAATTCCTAGTTCATGTTTCATGTATACCATCAATACATTGCTATCTTTCTTTAATACGAAACGATTTGCTTTTGAAGCAGGGAAAAGTCCGCTGTTTATAGGAGTTGTTTTTTCAATATCAAACACTGTTTTTGTTGTATCTTCCATGAAATACAGATATTTCCCCCATAAACCGGACGTAGATTGTAATCCTGTGTAACGGTTAAATTCTACATTTTCAAAAGCTTCAAGCAAGACGGAAACTTGAATATGACGCGGTGAAATAGTGTAAGTTACAATTTCTTTTACACTGTCCCGTTTTACCCCAGTGTCCACATTAATCGTATTTGAAGCTGCAATCATATGGGTTGCCACAATGACAATTTTACTACCAGAAACTGATTCGCCATCTTTTAATTCTTTATCATCTGCATATACTTTTGTTTCAACATGCCTTGCTGTCGCGAACCCACCAGAATCAACTGTTCCATGATTCCCTCCGACTGTACCTCCAAAACTACTTACGGTGTTGTTTTTTGCGATAATACCATAAGGACTGACCCAGTCTGTTGCTAGTTGATCAACAGGAGGTAACGAAGGAAAATTATTATCCATAATAGAGCTGGTTTCAAAGTAAAATCGCTTGATATGAGTTAATTCGTTAATTCCTAATTTGTCGAAATCGATGATCATATTTCTACTCGCATCATACTTGAATTTAATAGATATTTTTCTACCATTTTTCAATACAGCTACTTGACTGCCCGGCACCTCAACAATGGATTGATTTTTAGTTTCTAAATAATAGCAACTTGCATCAATGATGTAACCATATCCATCTCCTTCAAAATTCAGTGGATAGCTAGTTTTAGATAACTTAGAATAATCGATAGTAATAGTTAGAATGACACTTTCACTATTATTAG
This region includes:
- a CDS encoding hemolysin XhlA family protein — its product is MQEILDLKQEIQQIKSEQKDMREDIQNLKTRTTVNEKDIVSINKQLEKISANTTWILRIIIGSIVAALIGLLLKGGV
- a CDS encoding phage tail spike protein, with translation MRHIKVYDINMNLVAILENAYKIGYVKETNNLWTCSFSLPLNDPKRFEVKPKRFIELYDHDKYIGKFIVNPKKTVKNESDNSITYNCEHVLSTFHSDVLFRYHQLTNWTTRDVLEYLFNQQEIKHWKLGVVEFTRYFHYAWENEDSLLNALISVPKPFNESYLWTWDDTQYPFTLNLVRPTDEKVDIIRYGKNLKGIEKDEDPTGLITRIYPLGYGEGVNQLGIEKVNGGVPYLQAEQSIIDEYGIHKRIWVDRRFEDAPSLKASGGGLLDKYKKPQVTVSVDCIDYELIDPYKLVRYDVSKIVGVYDEDTDTNVDLRIMKITKPDIYGDPSNIQLEIGNVRDDIGTTITDLQKKQLVNETYSQGSTNIDSHDYNDNCDPENPAVIRFYLPDDLVNINSLILTYQTEEFRAYSKATRGGGATVQSTSAGGAVVDSTSAGGGVVNSTSSGGGSTQTSSCGGGSTQTSSAGGGGSYTSEAGGGSVSTSSGGGNHRHMMFGFQTTIGDNPAGMPYRNFISAVNNGGGAVGSAIPTGDESDLWTYTASGDHSHSVSVPAHKHQVNVPSHSHSVNIPSHTHNVSIPEHSHQVSIPSHTHEISIPNHTHSITLPDHTHEILHGIYKLSEKPSKVVVKVDGNVVPVESTSAQNINLIPYLSKDDSGKIKRGQWHEITITPDKLGRVNANIISRLFIQSRTGGTF